In Sphaerospermopsis torques-reginae ITEP-024, the genomic window ATTAAAACTCCTTAAAGACTAAATTAAATAGCTGTGATCTGGGGAGCATCCCAATTAAAAAAATGAACACAGCGATACTAAAAACTCTCTTAAACCTTCTTACCTTTGTGTCCTTTGCGTTCTTTGCGGTTCAATCGTATCAAGTAGTAATTTCAAGATTCCAAAACAATAAACTTACACATTTGGGATACTCCCGTGATCTGGGCTTGATGAATTTATATGATTATTGATTTTGAGGTAGAAAACAAGGGATACAAGGATATAAAAAATGTTTATTTTTTCTATTTATGTGTTTATTGCCAGGTATATATCATTGTTTAGGGTGTTTAGTTAAAATCTAAACGCTACAGCAGAAGTCAGGAGTCAGAAGTAAAAGGGATCGTTTTTCTATAAAATGTAAATTAATGTCGTGATTTCAGTTAGGTGCAAAATGAGAAATTTACAACTTAAATTATTAACTAATCAATTACATTGATTTTAGCTCTCCGTTCTGTCGCTGCTGGTGCATCTTGGTGGGATGAAATAGCAACTCAAGAAATTCGTTCTTCCTTGACTTTAAATTCTGCTCATTTATCTTCAGAACATAACGTTAAAACTCTCAATCCTCTCACCCATCGAGAAATAGAAATTCTCCAACTTTTAGCAGCAGGAAAAACTAATCATCAAATAGCGGAAATTCTGTATATTACCACTGGTACTGTGAGGGTTCATGTTCATGCAATTTTACATAAATTGGGAGTTGACGATCGCCAGACTGCTGTTACCGTAGGTTTACAAAAACAGTTAATTAGTCCTCCAATAAGAATTCACGAGTCAAGATAATGTAAAATCAAAAATCAATAATAGTATAAGTAAAAACCAGTATATTTTTATTGAAAATCTCTGTGTGCTAACATATCTAATCTGGCAATATATTGCACAACTCATCATTTTCACCAAAATTCTGAAATATAGAATATAATCATCAGCTAACCTCTACGGTTAGCAGCAAATATATTGACAAGTGTAATCCTATACTATAAACCAATGAGTATGTAATAAAATTATGATCGAAACAATTAGGTCTAAAACCGGACTTCGTACCGCTACGCTAATGCCTTTAAAGGCGAAAATTTGTGGGAGTGGGGTATAAATCTCTGTTACAAAAAAGGACTCCTATCTTCTCCCTCCTGCCTTCGTTATGAGTTTTTGTATGATTGAAAGCATAAACTTGCGGAATCTAATGTATAAATAGATAACTCTAACCAGCAAAATAGATGATTAAGAATAAAATTGAAATATTCTTAAATACAAATTCAACAAACATCCAGAAACGAGTGCAACAAGATTGATAAATTGAGGTGATATTAAGACATCATCCAATCTTAGCAATCAAATTTACCAGTAGTTTAGGTATTATTTTTCAAAATTGACTGGCTATAACTTCAGTGTAATCGAGTAATAAATAAATGGGACAAGGTTTTTTACAAATTGCGTTAACCCTATGTATTGTCATAGCTATCACACCACGATTGGGACAATACATAGCCCGTGTTTTTTTGGGAGAAAGCACAATACTTGATCCCATCATGAACCCGATAGAGAGAATGTTCTATCTATTGGGAGGTGTTGGTGAAAAAGAAGAAATGACAGCATGGCAGTATATCCGGGCTGTAATATCCAGTAACCTGATCATGGGTATTTCTGTGTGTTTGCTCATCTCTTTTCAGGGAATACTGCCTTGGAATCCCAACGGTTTGGGAATGCCCAGATGGGATATAGTGCTACATACTACAATATCATTTTTAACTAACACAGATCAGCAACATTACACAGGGGAAACAACATTAAGCCATTTTAGCCAAACAGCAGCTTTAGGGTTTTTAATGTTTACCTCAGCAGCAACAGGTTTAGCAGTAGGAATAGCATTTATTCGGGGGTTAACAGGTAGAAAATTAGGGAATTTTTACGTTGATATTACCCGTGCCATTACCAGGATATTGTTGCCCCTTTCAATTATTGGGGCGATCGCTCTCCTGGCTTTAGGTGTACCGCAAACATTAGAAGGCACTTTAGCAGTCCAAACCCTAGATGGAGGAACTCAGTACATAGCTAGAGGACCAGTTGCATCCTTTGAAATTATTAAACTATTGGGAGAAAACGGTGGTGGATTTTTTGCAGCTAACTCTGCCCATCCCTTTGAAAATCCCAATGGCGCATCTAATTTATTAGAAATCATCGCCATGATAGCAATTCCCTCATCCTTAATTTATACCTACGGCGTATTTGCTAACAACAAAAAACAAACTTGGTTACTGTTTTGGATGGTGTTTATCATATATATAGTTATGATTTGGGTTACAGCAGTGGGTGAACTACAAGGAAATCCCATTATTAACCAAGCATTAAACACAGAACTACCAAATTTAGAGGGCAAAGAAGTAAGATTTGGCTGGGCAGAAACAGCATTATGGGCAGTAACAACCACCGCTACCATGACTGGTGCAATTAACGGAATGCACGATTCCTTAATGCCCCAAGGTATATTTTCTAGCTTATTCAATTTATTTGTACAGATAATTTGGGGAGGACAAGGAACAGGAACAGCCTACCTATTTATTTATCTGATCCTGACCGTCTTTATAACTGGGTTAATGGTAGGACGCACCCCCGAATTTTTAGGACGCAAAATAGAACAACGGGAAATATTTCTGGCCAGCGTCGTCCTACTGATCCACCCGATCATGGTATTAGTGCCTAGTGCGATCGCCCTAGCTTATCCCATTTCCCTATCAGGAATCAGTAACCCCGGCTTTCACGGTATTTCCCAAGTAGTTTATGAATACGCATCAGCGGCAGCTAACAATGGTTCTGGCCTAGAGGGGTTGAAAGACAACACTTTATGGTGGAACTTGAGTAGCAGTTTCAGCATATTAGCAGGGCGTTACATTCCCATGATTGCCATCTTGCTTTTAGCTGATAGTATGTCTCGTAAAGCGACAGTTCCCCAAACTCGTGGTACTCTCAGAACCGACTCGTTACTATTTACCACCGTTACAGCTTTTGTCACCATCATTTTAGCCGTCCTCACCTTCTTCCCAGTTTTAGCCCTTGGTCCAGTCGCCGAAGGTTTAAAATTAGCATCTGGAAGTTAGGAGTCAGGAGTCAGGAGTCAGGAGTCAGGAGAAAGAATTATTTTTTCAACTCTTGACTTTTGCCTCTTGCCTCTTGCCTTCTTTCTGTCACCAGTCACCAGTCACCTGTCACCTCTTCCTATGAACTCTGCTGCAACTACCCCAAGACCTAAATCTTCTCGTCCCCGTCCTAGCGATCGCCGTCTCAAACGTAAAAAAACACGGCGAATTAGTACCAAAGGACTCTACATCAGGGCAATTAGAGATGCCTTTGTTAAGTTACATCCCCAATATGCCATTAAAAATCCCATCATGTTTTTGGTGTGGTTGGGAACAATCATTACCCTAGCCGCCACAATTTATCCCCCCATATTTGGACCCGTCACCCAGAAAAACCCCCAGCTTTTCAACGGTTTAGTCACAATTATCTTATTTTTCACTGTGCTTTTTGCCAATTTCGCCGAAGCATTGGCACAAGGAAGAGGTAAAGCCCAAGCTGATGCTTTACGATCTACCCGTTCAGAAACCATCGCCAAAAAAATTGTCGTTGATGGCACAATCACAGAAATCCCTTCTACTGACCTTAAAAAAGGTGATACCGTCTACGTTGTTGCCGGTGATATCATCCCCGCAGATGGGGAAGTAATATTGGGTGTCGCTTCTGTTGATGAATCAGCCATTACCGGTGAATCTGCACCAGTCCTTAAAGAATCAGGTTCAGATGTTGCCAGTTCTGTTACTGGTGGTACGCGCATCATCTCCGATGAGTTAATCATCCGTATTACTGCTGACCCCGGTAAAGGATTTATTGACCGGATGATCAACTTAGTAGAAGGGGCAGAACGCACTAAAACACCTAATGAAATTGCTTTAACCATTTTGCTGTCAGTGCTGACCCTAGCCTTTTTATTTGTGGTCGCAACCCTGCCCGCCTTTGCCTATTATGTCAACAGTCCCGTTAGCGTTACCGTATTAATTGCCCTGTTGGTAGCACTTATCCCTACTACAATTGGCAGTTTACTTAGTGCTATTGGTATTGCAGGTATGGATAGAGTCGCCCAATTTAACATTATTGCTACTTCAGGACGGGCAGTGGAAGCCTGTGGAGATATCAATACTTTAGTTTTGGATAAAACAGGTACAATCACTCTGGGAAACCGATTAGCAGAAGCTTTTATCCCCATCAACGGTCACTCAATGGTGGAAATTGCTAATGTGGCTTTAGCAGCTAGTATCTTTGACGATACTCCAGAAGGTCGGTCTATTGTCCGACTAGCAGAAAAATTTGGCGCAAAATTTGATGTAGACCGCAAACAAGCCCAAGGAATAGAATTTTCCGCCAAAACCCGCATGAGTGGTACTAACTTTCCTGGTGGACATGAGGCGCGAAAAGGTGCGGTGGGAGCAATTAAAGGCTTTGTTCGTTCTCGCAATGGACGGGAAACCCCAGAATTAGATACTGCTTATGAGGAAGTTTCTCATCAAGGAGGTACGCCTTTAGCTGTTTGTCTCGATAATGAAATCTATGGGGTGATTTATCTCAAAGATATTGTTAAACCCGGTATCCGCGAACGTTTTGAGCAACTGCGGCGCATGGGAGTGCGTACCGTGATGTTAACTGGAGATAACCGCATCACTGCCTATGTTATTGCTAAAGAAGCGGGAGTAGATGAATTTATCGCCGAAGCTACACCAGAAGATAAAATCAGCGTCATTCAAGGGGAACAAGCAGAAGGTAAATTGGTGGCCATGACAGGAGATGGAACTAATGACGCTCCTGCTTTGGCACAGGCTAATGTTGGTGTAGCCATGAATACAGGGACTCAAGCTGCTAAGGAAGCTGCTAATATGGTGGATTTGGATTCTGATCCTACCAAACTTATTGATATCGTCAGTATTGGTAAACAATTATTGATTACTCGTGGGGCATTGACGACATTTTCCATTGCTAATGATATTGCTAAATATTTTGCCATTATCCCGGTAATTTTTGCCGCTGCTAATT contains:
- the kdpB gene encoding potassium-transporting ATPase subunit KdpB yields the protein MNSAATTPRPKSSRPRPSDRRLKRKKTRRISTKGLYIRAIRDAFVKLHPQYAIKNPIMFLVWLGTIITLAATIYPPIFGPVTQKNPQLFNGLVTIILFFTVLFANFAEALAQGRGKAQADALRSTRSETIAKKIVVDGTITEIPSTDLKKGDTVYVVAGDIIPADGEVILGVASVDESAITGESAPVLKESGSDVASSVTGGTRIISDELIIRITADPGKGFIDRMINLVEGAERTKTPNEIALTILLSVLTLAFLFVVATLPAFAYYVNSPVSVTVLIALLVALIPTTIGSLLSAIGIAGMDRVAQFNIIATSGRAVEACGDINTLVLDKTGTITLGNRLAEAFIPINGHSMVEIANVALAASIFDDTPEGRSIVRLAEKFGAKFDVDRKQAQGIEFSAKTRMSGTNFPGGHEARKGAVGAIKGFVRSRNGRETPELDTAYEEVSHQGGTPLAVCLDNEIYGVIYLKDIVKPGIRERFEQLRRMGVRTVMLTGDNRITAYVIAKEAGVDEFIAEATPEDKISVIQGEQAEGKLVAMTGDGTNDAPALAQANVGVAMNTGTQAAKEAANMVDLDSDPTKLIDIVSIGKQLLITRGALTTFSIANDIAKYFAIIPVIFAAANLQSLNIMKLTSVNSAVLSALIYNALIIPVLIPLALKGVKFRPLTANQLLQRNLFLYGLGGVIAPFIAIKFIDMLITVVGLA
- the kdpA gene encoding potassium-transporting ATPase subunit KdpA — its product is MGQGFLQIALTLCIVIAITPRLGQYIARVFLGESTILDPIMNPIERMFYLLGGVGEKEEMTAWQYIRAVISSNLIMGISVCLLISFQGILPWNPNGLGMPRWDIVLHTTISFLTNTDQQHYTGETTLSHFSQTAALGFLMFTSAATGLAVGIAFIRGLTGRKLGNFYVDITRAITRILLPLSIIGAIALLALGVPQTLEGTLAVQTLDGGTQYIARGPVASFEIIKLLGENGGGFFAANSAHPFENPNGASNLLEIIAMIAIPSSLIYTYGVFANNKKQTWLLFWMVFIIYIVMIWVTAVGELQGNPIINQALNTELPNLEGKEVRFGWAETALWAVTTTATMTGAINGMHDSLMPQGIFSSLFNLFVQIIWGGQGTGTAYLFIYLILTVFITGLMVGRTPEFLGRKIEQREIFLASVVLLIHPIMVLVPSAIALAYPISLSGISNPGFHGISQVVYEYASAAANNGSGLEGLKDNTLWWNLSSSFSILAGRYIPMIAILLLADSMSRKATVPQTRGTLRTDSLLFTTVTAFVTIILAVLTFFPVLALGPVAEGLKLASGS